The genomic region TGTGACCACGTCGAACAGGAATTGACCCTGACAATGGATCCAATGGGCCGCACGTCTGAGAGAGGGAGGGCGGTGTGAGAGAGGGAGTCCGTTTTTTTGTTCGTCGGCTCCACGTGTAGGTCAGCAATGCGAAGTGATCCAAGGAGTTTTATCTTTTTCCAAAAAAAAGAATCTAACTGTCTTTTTCCTCCCTCTCTTTTTTATTATTTAAGAGCAACATAAAAACATGTTTTCATAAATTTAACTACGTTAAAAAAATGGATTTTTAGTGTCTTATATTGTTAAACTATTCTGCTTTGAATTTTCACTTTAGTAAAATGTGTGTGCCCTTTATCAAAACGACAGACACCTCACGCGGGCGTATCCTACCAGGCAGCTCGAGGCGAGGGCGTTCGACAGGTGTGCATGCATGGCGAACATATTCTATATGACTTTTCTAATTCCTATAACATGCGCGCCCACCCCCACGTCCATCTCTCTGTTCacactagtcttcttcttctctcGCTGCCCATCCATTTGACTTTGACTCCCTTTGGCTACATGGCTGCTCATGCTGATTCCGTCGAAGCTGTCCTGGGAGACATGGAGATGCTCCGGGAGATCTTCCTGCGGGTGGGGAGCGTGTCGGCCCTGGTCCGAGCTGCCGCAGTGTCTCCAACATGGTGCGCCGCGGCGAAGCTGCCAGGCTTCCTCTCGGCCTTCCGCAAAAGGTTCGCTCCTCCGCTCATAGGCTTCGCGGTTGAGTTCGATCAGCTTCTATGGAATTTCTCCATGTATCTTGCTTCCCCTGGCATCGGGCATGGGCTAGCGCAAGTTTCCCAGACGGTGGCGCAGCATTTCCTCGACCCCGACCATAGCATCGTTGCTATCGCCTCGGGTGACTCGGGTCTAATGACGAGGGAGGAACTTCCAGCACCTGGATACATGCTCATCACGCCCGGGGGGGACGCCGCTCCAATGGGCGACGGCGTGCCCCTGTCGCCTACGGTGGCTGCGGCAACGCCGAACACCTGGGGTCATTTTGCAAAGCTTGGGGCCGAGCATGCGTTCTTCGTGCAGGACCCGGCCGCCGACTTCGACATCATGCCGAAAGGGGTTTGCATGAACGACGACTCGCCGGTTCATTACCACGTAAGTACATGCACGTGTTATAAATTTCTCATTCCAAGAAAAACATCTACTTTTCTTGTCGTTAGCCCATGATATACCATTTCTTCTTGATTGCTTACCACTGTTTGTATTTGCTTCCCACTTGCCAGGTGAACGTGTTCGCTGAGGGTGTTTGGCAGAACATGGTTTCAGGACCCATGCACGCGGGCGATAACGTGTGCTTCCTCCGGCGCCCGTATGCGGTGGTCATCGACGGCGTCATGTACATGATGTACGAAGTCGGCAGGGTGGTGGCTTGCAACGTCAGCGCCAACACATTCGACACAGTTCAGCTGCCGGAAGATTTCGCCTTCAACATCGAAGCGGGAGGTACGGACTACAGAGTCACTAAAACCTCCTCCGGGAAGCTTTGCATTGCTCAAGTCCAGGGCATGCGAGCGCGGGTGTGGGACCGTGACCCGACGGGGGTGTGGGTGGAGAGGATCAACATGTCAATTTCCAGCGTTTTTGATGTCCCCGCTACGGATACTATGTGGATCAGAGTTGCTGAAAACGAAGGGCTGGACATTCCAATATGGGACACTGAGTTTTACTTGATTAGGATTGTGTCAGTCGACGAGGGTGCTCGCCATCTCGTCATGAGTTTTGGTTTTGACACCCGCGTGTACTGCATTGATACGGAGCTGGAGAGAGCGTTTGATCTCTTCGACTCAGCACAACACGCTTTCATGAGCAATGTGGTCCCGGTGACGGTCACGTGTCCGCCACGCTTCCCCGACCACATTTAGATGCAATGTTGTGGTGTGGTTTTGTGCTGAAGACATGCCTTGTATTCCCGCGCTCCGCTCGCGGCCTTTATCTTAGTTGTTTCCTTATCTTAGCTACAGTTTGTTTCCATGCATAGGGCGTGTTTCCATGCATAGGGCTAGAATTATCAGTATTTTTTCTATGTTAGTTTGTTCCTTCTTTTAGTTATGGTTTCTTTTCGGCATGAGGACGCCTGTGTCCGGAAAAGTTGAAGTTCGTTGTATCCTTTAATATCAAGTCTTTCTTATATATCGAATTGGTT from Triticum aestivum cultivar Chinese Spring chromosome 4A, IWGSC CS RefSeq v2.1, whole genome shotgun sequence harbors:
- the LOC123082197 gene encoding uncharacterized protein; translation: MAAHADSVEAVLGDMEMLREIFLRVGSVSALVRAAAVSPTWCAAAKLPGFLSAFRKRFAPPLIGFAVEFDQLLWNFSMYLASPGIGHGLAQVSQTVAQHFLDPDHSIVAIASGDSGLMTREELPAPGYMLITPGGDAAPMGDGVPLSPTVAAATPNTWGHFAKLGAEHAFFVQDPAADFDIMPKGVCMNDDSPVHYHVNVFAEGVWQNMVSGPMHAGDNVCFLRRPYAVVIDGVMYMMYEVGRVVACNVSANTFDTVQLPEDFAFNIEAGGTDYRVTKTSSGKLCIAQVQGMRARVWDRDPTGVWVERINMSISSVFDVPATDTMWIRVAENEGLDIPIWDTEFYLIRIVSVDEGARHLVMSFGFDTRVYCIDTELERAFDLFDSAQHAFMSNVVPVTVTCPPRFPDHI